The DNA region TGACCCGTGACGTGTTCTGCCCGAAGTTCGTGCCGGAGATGACAACGTCGGGTGCTCTGTTTGTGTATAGGTTGGAGAGCGCGAACGCTACTGCGTCCGAGGGGGAGCCCAGGACCGCGGTGACCGTCGGGTCGTCAACGTCAGGGTGCGTCACTTCGAGCACTCCTCCGTAAGCGATGCGGGCACCCATACCCGACTGGCTCCCGGCGGGCGCCACCATCCGGACGTCGTGACCGGCTGCCTTCAGAGCGGCATATACAGCTTGGATCCCTCCGCCCCTCCATCCGTCGTCGTTGGTCAATAGCACCCGCAGTGGCCTATTGCACCCAGCGGCGTCCTCAGCGGGCCGGCTTCGATCGGCTGTGGCGCTCTCACCCGCGGTCATTCCGCCTACGGTGAGGGTGGCGGCGGCCAAAGTGACGGCGAGAACTATTTTCGGGCTCTTCAAGGTTCGACTCGTTTCAATCGGGCGTCGGTCGACGCGGCCGGTGAGATGCCAAACTTGCGATCCCGGTATCTGGCCGCAGGGGCACCCCAGACACAGGACGCCATACAGTTCTATCCCGCGAATGAGCGACAACGGGGACTCAGCACCGACGAAAACTGAGTCGCATCGCGGTCCAAGAATGGGCCGCGTAGACCAGTCGCGGGCTGTACTAAGTTCGGAGAATCTAGCGAGATTTGCTACGTGAATCGAAGTGGTAACCCGACCGTAGCGGCACAGCGGCGCGACGGTGCCTTGTCACCCGATCGTCGTGACGGGTTGCAGGCGGGGCCCGCTCGCGAGATTCACGGGTTCCGAGTAGGGGCCTGCCCCGGCCCACCCGACATTCGTTGGAGGTTCCGGGCGGCGCAGTCCGGCCTGGGGCGGGGCGTACTCGTCGCCGACCAGCGCGTCGGCGTCCGCGGACAGCAGCGCGTTGGGTCATCGTCTGCAGCAGATCGCGCATCAGGTCAGCAGATACTTCGGTGAGGGCTTCGCCGAGCACGCGTGCAGGGTTGACTATGTGCGCAGGGGGCATCGTGATGAGTCCAGTCGAGTGAGCTGCAGGAGGTGAACTCGACTCACGCGGTGGCCGCGCCTAGGTCTGGCGTACACGCCGGTGACGATCACGGCGACCGCGCTACGCCACTATCGGCGACTCTTAACTTCGATGCGCCGGTTCCTCCGAGAGGCACAGAGGTCGCACAGTAGGTGCACAGCCAGCGTTCCTACTGTCGCGATCATGACTACAATTACCCAGCCCAGCCGCCAGCTTCACGACCGCCGGTTCGGCCTCAAGTCCCGGATCGCCGCTTTGGTGGTGGCCGGCGGTGTTGCGCTCAGTGCCTGTGGGGCCGGCACCGCCAGCGAGTCAACTGCCAGTTCCTCGAACTCGTCGAGCGTCAGCACATCGGCGGCGACCAGCACGAGCACCAGCACCACGACCAGCGACGCGACGACCACGGCAGAGACGATCTCGTCAACCGCAGAGGCGGCCGAGGCGTTCTTTGCCACCTTGAGTGAGGAGCAGCGCGAGGCGGTGCTCTATGCCTACGACGACGAGACGAAGACGACGTCGTGGACCAACTTCCCCGTGACGTTCGTGGAGCGCGCCGGACTCAACCTCACCAACCTGGCCGAGGAGCAGCAGGAGGCGGCGATGGCGGTGCTTGAGGCGCTGCTAAGTGAGGAGGCGTACGCGACCGCTGTCGGGATCATGAACGGTGATGTCTACCTGCTGGAGAACAGCTCCAGCACGGAGTCGTCGCTGGGCCAGTACTACATCGCCTTCTTCGGCGACCCGTCCGAGACCGAGTCCTGGTCGGTGCAGTTCGGAGGCCACCACCTTGGCATCAACGCCGACCTGAACGGCTCGGCCTCCGGCGCTGCCGGCGCGATCACCTTCGCTCCCTCGCACCTGGGCGTCCAGCCGGCCGTCTACACCAACGAGGACGGGGAGGAGGTCCAGCCATTTGACGGGATCTACACCGACGCGTTCGCGTTCTTCGACTCCCTGACGACCGAGCAGAAGGCCACGCTGACCTCCGGTGAGGTGAGCATGTGCTCGCCAGGCGACACCTGCGACTTCGCGACCGGCTCTGGCCTGACCGGCTCGGACCTCTCCGACGAGCAGGAGCAGCTGCTCTTGGAGGTGATCGCCAACTGGGCCGGGATGGCTGACGAGGAGACCACCGCCACCGAGCTGGCCGAGATCGAGGCCACGCTGGACGAGACCGTGATCGCCTGGTCCGGCGAGACGACCTACGACATGACCTCTGGCGACGGCATCTCCTTCTCGGTCTCCGGCCCGAATGTCTATGTGGCCTTCCAGGCCCAAGACGGCTCCGCCGGCGCCGACGTCGACGGGGTCAGCACCTCCGGTTGGGGCCACGTGCACACCATCTACCGCGACCCCACCAACGACTACGCCGGCAGCGTCACTCAGCAGGCCGCCAGCGGCGGCTTGGACGGCGGAGAGATGGGCGCCCCGGCGTCCGGCGAGATGCCCGACGGCCCGCCCGGCGACGAGAGCTGAGGCTCCTCGCAAGCTGCCTTGGCCCAAACAGCGCCCGGAAGGAACCGCCGTGCAAGATCACCGATCAGCAACTCATTAGGCGCCGCAGGCGGTGCTGCTAGAGAAGGTGCACGAGGTCGCAGACGCGCGGCCCGGAACACGCCGGGCACGTCGTCCGCTGCCACCGGGGGCAATGAGCGAGGCGAGCTCGAAGAAGGCGGTCGGCGGGGTCAAGGTGCTCGGCTCATCTGGTCGCGGACGGGTCACCGACGCCGTGCTGGCAGCCCTGGAACCGGCACCGGAGGACCTGCCGCTGATGGGTCGAATCGGATTGGCGTCGACCGCATCGACCGCATCGCCTGCAGCGGCCACGGCGTCGGTGCCCAGCACCTCGGCTGGGTCACCGTCGACGAGTGTGATGGCCCGAGTCTGCGTCCGATCTGATCCGCCTGTGCACGGTCGAGGGCATGAAGGTCGTCAAGGCCAAGAACCGGCTGAAGGGCAAGCAGCCCTGGCCTGGCGATTCGCTCGCCTTAGGGAATCGTGGATTCCGTGGATTCCGTGGATCCGCCGACAGGGTCTGGCCAGCCGGCCAGGTCGATCCGACCCAGGTCGTTCTCGCCAGATGCGATTCTCGGCGCGCGTTCGGCCAACGAATCGCCCGAGTCGCGGCATGGTTGTGCGCTTCGTCTCGAGCGGGCCGGCTGCCTGCACGGCCCGTGCCAGTCCGATTGTCGACGACGCTCGGAAACGAGGCCGTTCCGTCGCTCGAAAACGAGGCCACCGGTTCGTCGAGTTCTAGTCTGCCGGGTCTTGGGTTCTGATGCTGGGCAGGGTGTCGATCCCGCGGTTGCGTCTGGCGCCCTTCGGGGTGAGGACGTCGGCGTGGTGGACCACGCGGTCGATCATGGCGGCGGCGACGGCTCGGTCGCCGAAGACGCCGCCCCAACCGCTAAACGGCAGGTTCGATGTGAGGATCAGCGACGCATGCTCGTACCTCGACGAGACGAGCTGGAAGAACAGGTTTGCGGCGTCTTGCTCGAAGGGTAAGTAGCCGACCTCGTCGACGATGATCTGCCCGTAGCGACGCAGCTGTGCGAGCTCTTGCGGAAGTCGGCCGGCGCGGTGGGCGTCGGTCAGCCGAGTGACCCAGTCGACGGCGGTGGCGAACAGGACGCGGTGGCCGTGGTTCGCGGCAGCGATTCCCAGACCGGTGGCCAGGTGGGTCTTTGCCGGTACCGGGCGGGCCGAGGAGCACGACGTTGCGGGCTTCGGTCAGGAATCCGCCGGATGCGAGGGACGCGATCTGTTGGCGGACCGCGGGTTGGGCGTCCCAGTCGAACTCCTCGATCGTCTTCCTCGCGGCGAACCCGGCGGCGCGGATACGCAGCTGGGCACCCGACGCGTTCCTTGCGGCGACCTCGCGGTCCAGGACCGCGGCGAGGTACTCCTCGTGGGTCCAGCCGGCATCGCGGGCATGGTCGGCCAGTCGTGCTGCCGCTTCGGTGATCCGGGGTGCCTTCACCGCCGACGCCGCAAGCGAGCTCCAGTCGCGCTTCGACGCAGAACGTCAGGTCGCACGCGCGACCTGGCGCTGCGTCGACGACCCGGCATGGTGGGACCGGGCGAGCGCGACAGAGATCGCTAGCTCCTATCAGTCCGCGGCATCGTGGCGTCACGTCGACCCGAGGCCGCTCGCATTGAGCAGGTCGTGGCGGATCAGGTTCGTGAACGCTATGACCTCGACGTGCGTGGGCTTGAGGGCGTGGGTGGCGTCGAGTCCGAACTCGGACGGGTCGCAGAAGAACGGGCGAAAGCCGCGAAGGACGCCGCTGAAGCGGCGCGGCTCGCTGAAGAGGCGGACCGGGCAGACCAGCAGGCCCAGGCCGCCGCGGACCGCGAGCCTGACGACCGGCATTCCGCCGGCCACGAGGGCACAGACGTTGATCCAGGCGACCGAGTCCAGGACGTGAAGGAGACCGACGAACCCGGTACCGCGGCCGCCGACAAGGAAGCCCACCAGAACGAGCGCGACGACCTCGACAAGAAGGCCGGCACCCTGGGACTCAGCTGAACGACGCGCAGCGGCCGCCGACCACCTCGACTCCAAGATCGACGATCCCAAGGTCGTCGATGCGTGGATGCGCGCTGATACCGCCCAAGGCAAGCCTTCTGCCGAAGCGACAGCCGGTGCTGGTGCACACCTGACTTGCACAGGTCGGGCGTGATTCTGGGGCCGGCTCAGCGTTTGCGCTGGTCAGGGCCGGTGCGGGTGTCGGTGGTGACACACTAAGCGGCTACGTTTCCGGGGTGGTGTTCCTGCGGAAGGTGAAGACGGCCTCGGGCGCGACGGCCGTGCAGATCGCCCGCCGGGAACATCGACGCGACGTCGTCATCGAGCATTTGGGTTCCGCGCACACCGAAGCCGAGCTCGCGGCGTTGATGCAGGTCGGGCGCCGCAAGATCGAGGAAGGCCAAGGCGTTCTCGACCTCGGACTGGAGCCCGAGCAGGATCCGCGCGCCACGATCGTGCAGGCCAAGGCCTCGCGGCTGCTGGTCGCGGTCATCGAGTCGGCGTGGCAGACATTGGGGTTCGGTGTGATCAACGACGAGGCGTTCTTCCAGCTCGTGCTGGCCCGGATCGTCGAGCCGACGTCGATGCTGGATGCCGGGCGGGTGCTGAGCGAGCTCGGCCTCACGCCTGCGCACCGCAACACCTTCAGCGCCACCCTGCGCCGTGCCGGACAGCGCGGCTACCGCGACCAGATCGCGGCCGCCTGCTTCCGCGATGCCACCGCGTGGGGTGACGTGTCGCTGTGTCTCTATGACGTGACGACGCTGTACTTCGAGGCCGAGAAGGAAGACGACCTCAGGAAGGTCGGCTACTCCAAAGAACGCCGTGTCGATCCCCAGGTCGTCGTCGGGCTCCTGGTCGACCGGCGCGGTTTCCCGCTCGAGATCGGCTGTTTCGAGGGCAACAAGGCCGAGACGCTCACGATGATCCCGATCATCAAGGCCTTCCAGAAGCGCCACGGCGTGAGCGACATGGCTGTCGTCGCTGATGCCGGGATGCTGTCCGCGACCAACCTGCGCGAACTCGACCAAGCCGGTCTGCGGTTCATCGTCGGCTCCCGGGTGACCAAGGCGCCGGTCGATCTGGAGTCCCACTTCCGCTGGCACGGCGACGCCCTCAGCGACGGGCAACTCATCGACACGATCACCCCGAAGAACCGACGCAGCATCGAGAACGACACGAAGAAGAAGCGCGAGCCGGTCTGGGACCCGGAACAGCACCCGGGATCCTGGCGGGCGGTGTGGGCCTACTCGGCCAAACGCGCCGCCCGTGACGGCAAGACGCTGACCCTGCAGGAGAACCGCGCCAAGGAAGTCATCGCGGGCGAGAAGACCGCCCGGACACCGCGGTTCGT from Nocardioides sambongensis includes:
- a CDS encoding DUF3500 domain-containing protein; this translates as MSEEQREAVLYAYDDETKTTSWTNFPVTFVERAGLNLTNLAEEQQEAAMAVLEALLSEEAYATAVGIMNGDVYLLENSSSTESSLGQYYIAFFGDPSETESWSVQFGGHHLGINADLNGSASGAAGAITFAPSHLGVQPAVYTNEDGEEVQPFDGIYTDAFAFFDSLTTEQKATLTSGEVSMCSPGDTCDFATGSGLTGSDLSDEQEQLLLEVIANWAGMADEETTATELAEIEATLDETVIAWSGETTYDMTSGDGISFSVSGPNVYVAFQAQDGSAGADVDGVSTSGWGHVHTIYRDPTNDYAGSVTQQAASGGLDGGEMGAPASGEMPDGPPGDES
- a CDS encoding ATP-binding protein translates to MATGLGIAAANHGHRVLFATAVDWVTRLTDAHRAGRLPQELAQLRRYGQIIVDEVGYLPFEQDAANLFFQLVSSRYEHASLILTSNLPFSGWGGVFGDRAVAAAMIDRVVHHADVLTPKGARRNRGIDTLPSIRTQDPAD
- a CDS encoding IS1634 family transposase, producing the protein MVFLRKVKTASGATAVQIARREHRRDVVIEHLGSAHTEAELAALMQVGRRKIEEGQGVLDLGLEPEQDPRATIVQAKASRLLVAVIESAWQTLGFGVINDEAFFQLVLARIVEPTSMLDAGRVLSELGLTPAHRNTFSATLRRAGQRGYRDQIAAACFRDATAWGDVSLCLYDVTTLYFEAEKEDDLRKVGYSKERRVDPQVVVGLLVDRRGFPLEIGCFEGNKAETLTMIPIIKAFQKRHGVSDMAVVADAGMLSATNLRELDQAGLRFIVGSRVTKAPVDLESHFRWHGDALSDGQLIDTITPKNRRSIENDTKKKREPVWDPEQHPGSWRAVWAYSAKRAARDGKTLTLQENRAKEVIAGEKTARTPRFVKTTNGTKTLDEASLTRARRLVGLKGYVTNIPAGVMDPDEVIGSYHDLWRVEQSFRMSKTDLRARPMFHHKRESIEAHLTIVFAALAVARYLQQRSGVSIKKLVQTLRPLQEITVSVAGQSIAAQPQIPPEAQELIDRVTH